A genome region from Hyphomicrobiales bacterium includes the following:
- a CDS encoding aromatic hydrocarbon degradation protein, whose product MTRFHQSTALATLAVLGTVSLAQAGGFAVREQSSTSQGASFAGAAADNTLSGMYWNPAAVANQNGFNSESHYSVILPDSEITNVTYTLGGAPVPNGAVNPGNSGDSSGQIGKTALVSSSYYNYQIDPSLYVGMSINAPFGLVTEPENRNWAGSLLSRTSDIFNIVGTPTLGYRIAPGVTLGAGVQIGYMEGTLKFGRANLPNLFYNGDDYAIGWTAGIMLEPGTGTKIGLGYRSQMEYELEGKFGDNLLNTRFGANVELTTPDIVTFSITQAVAPGVRVMGTFEWTDWSDFSQLNIVPTETGVATLLALGANTLPTGGVSVAGQTFASLNANWEDAWFASVGFEYDYSADTTFRAGLAYEESPIQAAANRLTAVPDNNRIWLSAGLSTHVGQLLPSLFGGTSDTTLDFSYTHIWVEDADIERESISNSNLVLHAESNDASVDIISFALRTKFGAEPTGSYK is encoded by the coding sequence ATGACGAGATTCCATCAGAGCACTGCTCTCGCCACGCTGGCCGTTCTGGGGACGGTTTCACTGGCGCAGGCTGGCGGTTTCGCGGTGCGCGAACAGTCTTCGACCAGCCAGGGCGCATCCTTTGCAGGGGCGGCCGCGGACAACACCCTGAGCGGCATGTACTGGAACCCGGCAGCCGTCGCGAACCAGAATGGCTTCAACTCGGAGAGCCATTACTCCGTGATCCTGCCGGACAGCGAGATCACCAACGTGACTTACACGCTGGGTGGCGCACCGGTTCCGAACGGTGCCGTGAACCCAGGCAACTCCGGTGACTCGTCGGGTCAGATCGGCAAGACGGCGCTGGTCTCGTCGAGCTATTACAACTATCAGATCGACCCGAGCCTCTACGTCGGCATGAGCATCAACGCGCCCTTCGGCCTCGTCACGGAGCCGGAGAACCGCAACTGGGCCGGCTCGCTCCTCTCGCGCACGTCCGATATTTTCAACATCGTCGGCACGCCGACACTCGGCTACCGCATCGCCCCCGGGGTCACACTCGGCGCGGGTGTGCAGATCGGCTACATGGAAGGGACGCTGAAATTCGGTCGCGCGAACCTGCCCAATCTCTTCTACAACGGCGACGACTACGCCATCGGCTGGACGGCCGGCATCATGCTGGAGCCGGGCACGGGCACGAAGATCGGCCTCGGCTATCGCTCGCAGATGGAATACGAGCTGGAGGGCAAGTTCGGCGACAACCTCCTCAACACGCGCTTCGGCGCGAACGTTGAATTGACCACGCCGGATATCGTGACCTTCAGCATCACCCAGGCAGTGGCTCCAGGGGTGCGCGTGATGGGCACCTTCGAGTGGACCGACTGGAGCGATTTCAGCCAGCTCAACATCGTCCCGACGGAAACCGGTGTCGCGACGCTCCTCGCGCTGGGCGCCAATACGCTGCCGACCGGTGGTGTTTCCGTGGCCGGCCAGACGTTCGCATCGCTCAACGCCAACTGGGAGGACGCTTGGTTCGCCTCTGTCGGCTTCGAGTACGACTATTCGGCCGATACGACCTTCCGCGCCGGCCTCGCATACGAGGAGAGCCCGATCCAAGCGGCGGCGAACCGGCTGACTGCCGTGCCGGACAACAACCGGATCTGGTTGTCCGCGGGCCTCTCGACGCACGTCGGCCAACTTCTCCCGAGCCTGTTCGGCGGCACCAGTGATACGACCCTCGACTTTTCCTACACCCACATCTGGGTGGAGGACGCCGATATCGAGCGCGAGTCGATCTCGAACAGCAATCTCGTCTTGCACGCCGAGTCGAACGACGCGTCGGTCGATATCATCTCCTTCGCACTCCGCACCAAGTTCGGCGCCGAGCCGACGGGTTCGTACAAGTAA